In Solanum lycopersicum chromosome 3, SLM_r2.1, the genomic stretch TTAGGGACATCAATTCGAATTGGGACATTCTCTGCAGGAATATGTGATTTAGTAATCCTTTTCAAATCTGTAAATGCGTCTGGCATTTGATTTGCAATTTTCTGCAGATGAATAatcttttgtacttcttgttcgcaagtagaagaatatggatcaagatgagacaatgataaatttttccacaaaatttctCGTTTCATTTGACTAGTCTCTCCCCctaattttggaaaaactgtCTCATCAAACCGACAATCTGCAAATCTAGCAGTAAACATGTCTCCAGTCAATAGTTCAAGATAGCGTATAATGGAGGGTGACTCAAACCAAACATATATTCCTAACCTTCTTTGAGAGCCCATCTTAGTGCGGTTTGGTGGTGTCACAAGCACATATACAGGACTTCCAAAAATTCTTAGATGGGATATATTAGGTTCTTGACCCATAACCAATTGCAATGGAGAAACCTTATGATAACTTGTCGGTCTGAGACGAATAAGTGTTGCAGCATGCAAAATTGCATGTCTCCACACAGAAGTGGGCAACTtagttttcataagcaatgGTCTTGCTATTAATTGCAAACGTTTAATTAATGATTCAGCGAGACCATTctgagtatgaacatgagcaATGAAGTGTTCAACTCTTATCCCAATTGctaaacaataatcattaaatgattgtgatgaaaacTCTGCAGCATTATCAAGACGAATGGACTTAATCTGATTATCAGGAAAGTGTGCCCTTAAccttattatttgtgccaataaaTTTGCAAATGTCAAGTTACGAGATGAcaataggcacacatgagaccatctagAAGACGCATCTATTAGaaccataaaatatctaaatgacCCACTAGGTGggtgaataggtccacaaatatccccATGTATACGTTCCAAGAACGCAGGGGACTCAATCTTAACTTTCATTggtgatggtctcacaattaacttgccttgataacaagcagtacaagaaaattcaccatttaaaagaacttTTAGGTCTTTTAGTGGATGTCCATTCGAATTTTCTATAATTCGTCTCATCGTTATTGACCCAGGATGTCCTAGACGATCATGCCAAAGTACAAATGTATTGGAATCActaaacttcttatttactataaaatgtgcctcaattgcactaatttttgtccaatacaagCCAGAAGATAAAGCATGGAACTTTTCTATAACACATGTCTGCTCAGAGACATACTTGGTGATACCAagatattcaagatttatttcatcTATTGATTGGATATGATAACCATGTTCACGGATATctttaaaactcaacaagtttctcttagattttggagaaaacatagcattattaatgatgagtttAGTTCCCTTGGGTAAAATTACAATGGCTCTTCCAAAGCCCTCAATCATATTAGTACTACCAAAAATTGtagtaacatttatttttcccatacttaaatgagaaaaatgtttcttatttttgaatatcgTATATGTTGTACCagaatcaatcaaacaaatatcttCATATTTCGATAATATGTTCTTAGACTTATCCATATCTTCACATGAAATgacatacacaaaataaatatatattaaatattagtgttgtcaaaagggtacaatatattcaaaggaataaattaatgattaaatattagaaattgagCCTTAATCTATTGTTTCCTCTAAGTCAAAAACGAGTTgtttggaaaataaaataaatcattatttaatcctAATTAATAACAGACTGCATGTTTTTAACATTAGATCAAGttaaagacctaatataatacaaacacgTGATAAAGTTTAGTATTTGACTAACTCTATCATATTAGAATCATATAagtaaaacaatgaaaaatatatattattttattaagaattaaGGAACAAGCTAATGAAcgactaaactaatttaaaatactaatattcatgcaaacaactatcattacatgaaatttattaataaatactacaaaaaaaaatatcactcttCCATGTTCACAGAACCATCACCAATTAAGtgatctatttttccttcagGATGTGCGAAGAAATCTGCTATATCCAAGTGCGTGatgtcaacttgattttcagagataaaatttgcctaaggatttttctctttcttctttagtGATTCTTGATAAAGCTCAACCAAGTGTTTGGGAGTACGACAATTACCTGCATAATGACCTCTTCCACCACATCGAAAACAACCTTCCCTAGTTGCTTCACGTTTctcatcctttcttttttcctttttatttgatgaatgattaATGCCAAGATTAGAATTACGTTCTTGACCATAACCACGTCCACGACCACGTCCACATCCACGATTAGGACCGCGACCTTTTCCACGCCTAGCATGGTGGGCGTACGCCTCATTCACTTCAGGAAGTGGTTCAGATCCAGTAGGTCGATTCTcatgatttttcaataataaatcattattttgctCGGCCacaagaagatgagaaattAGTTCAGAATACTTTTTGAAACCTTTCTCTCGATATTGTTGCTGCAAGAGCACATTCGAGGCATGAAAAGTGGAGAATgtcttttccatcatatcaatcTCACTAACCGTTTCTCCACATAATTTCAATTGAGAAGTGATTCTGAACATGGCAGAATTATACTCATGTATAGACTTAAAGTGTTGTAGCCTTAGATGCATCCAATCATATCGTGCCTTTGGATGTATGACCATCTTCAAGTGGTCAAATCTTTCTTTTAGGTTTTTCCACAAAACAAGTGG encodes the following:
- the LOC112941152 gene encoding uncharacterized protein; amino-acid sequence: MANLTKLEFTALQSSGRNYLSWVLDAEIYLDAMGLGDTIKEENKASNQNCARAMIFLRHHLDEILKIEYLTVKDPLVLWKNLKERFDHLKMVIHPKARYDWMHLRLQHFKSIHEYNSAMFRITSQLKLCGETVSEIDMMEKTFSTFHASNVLLQQQYREKGFKKYSELISHLLVAEQNNDLLLKNHENRPTGSEPLPEVNEAYAHHARRGKGRGPNRGCGRGRGRGYGQERNSNLGINHSSNKKEKRKDEKREATREGCFRCGGRGHYAGNCRTPKHLVELYQESLKKKEKNP